The DNA window TCACAAGAAGGAAAAATCGTTAGTGGTGTGGTAAAGAAAGTGTCTCGTGAGAGTGTAATGCTAGATTTGGGAAATCAAGCCGAAGCGGTAATTTTAAGAGAAGACTTATTACCACGTGAAAATTTCCGCCCGGGAGATCGAGTCAGAGGAGTACTTTATCGTGTCAGCCCTGAATCAAAAGGAGCACAACTTTTTGTAACACGTTCAAAACCTCAAATGTTAAAAGAATTATTCCGTATTGAAGTACCGGAAATTGGGGAAGAAATGATCGAAATTAAAGGAGCTGCTCGTGATCCGGGGTCCCGTGCGAAAATTGCGGTTAAAAGTAATGATAAGCGAATTGATCCAGTTGGCGCTTGTGTAGGAATGCGTGGTGCAAGAGTACAGGCGATTACAAATGAATTGGGTGGTGAGAGAATTGATATTGTTCTTTGGGACGATAATCCTGCTCAATTTGTTATTAATGCAATGGCGCCTGCTGATGTTAGCTCAATCGTTATTGATGAAGATAATCAAGCAATGGATATTGCAGTTGAAGAAGCAAATCTAGCCCAATCAATTGGACGTAATGGACAGAATGTCCGTTTAGCAACTCAATTGACTGGCTGGAATTTAAATGTCATGAGTGTAGAAGAACTGGCACGTAAACATCAGGCAGAAAGCAGTAAAGTAACAAATTTATTTATTAATACATTAGATATTGATGAGGAATTTGCCCAGTTACTGGTTGATGAAGGCTTTACTTCATTAGAAGAAATTGCCTATGTCCCGTTAGAAGAACTGATCAATATTGATGGATTTGATGAAGATTTAGCTGAAGAGTTAAGTAACCGAGCTAAAGAGGCTATCGGTAAAATTGCACAAGCAGAAGAAGAAGTGTTAGCTAAAGCAAATGTAGAACCAGCGTTATTAAAATTAGAAGGAATGGATCGTCATTTAGCCGTAAAATTAGCCGAAATGCAGATTACTACCTTAGAGGAATTGGCTGAACAAGGGGTTGATGATTTGATTGAAATTGAAGGTCTAACTGCGGATGCTGCTGCAAAATTAATTATGGCTGCACGCAATATTTGCTGGTTTGGTGAAAATGCTACTGAGGGAGAAGAATAATGAGTAATACGAAAGAAACAGAAACTCAAGTGACAGAGAAAAAACCAACAAAATTAACTTTAAAACGTCAAACCCGCAGTACAGTAAAAGTACAACAAAATGGTATGGGTAAAGAAAAAGAAGTGACGATTGAAACCCGTAAAACAAGGGTGGTTAATACAAAAATTAAAGAAGAACAGTTAAAAGCTGAAGCAAAAGCGAAAGAAGAAGCAGCTAAGGCGAAACAAGTCGCTGAAGCAAAAGCAAAGCAAGAAGCTGAACTAAAAGCAAAACAAGAGGCAGAAACCAAAGCGAAACAAGAAGCCGCTGCGAAAGCAAAAGAAGCTGAAACAAAAGTGAAAAAAGCAGAAAAAACGGTTGATTTAGATAAACAAAAACGTAAAGAAGAGGAGGCTCAACTTCGCCGTAAAGCAGAAGAAGCTGCACGTCAGAAAGCGGAAGAACAAGCTCGTAAAGCCGCAGAAGAAGCGAGACGGTATGCAGAAACAGTAGAAGAACAAGAAGAAAATCAAGATAATGATGATTACTCTGATTATCATTTAACCTCTTCTTATGCAAGAGAAGCAGAGCACGAAGAAGAGCGCCGTAAAGAGAATCGTGGCCGTGGCAAAAAAGTTGTCAAAGATAAAAAAAGTAGCCGTGATGATGAATCTGGTAAGAAAGAACGTGAAGCTAATCGCCGTAATCAACAAGGAAAAGCTCGCA is part of the Mergibacter septicus genome and encodes:
- the nusA gene encoding transcription termination factor NusA, which encodes MSKEILLAAEAVSNEKLLPREKIFEALESALAISTKKKYEQEIDVRVVINQKTGEFDTFRRWLVVENVTNPTKEITLEAAQLDDPEIQLGDYVEDMIDSIAFDRITMQTARQVVSAKIREAERNKVVEQFRSQEGKIVSGVVKKVSRESVMLDLGNQAEAVILREDLLPRENFRPGDRVRGVLYRVSPESKGAQLFVTRSKPQMLKELFRIEVPEIGEEMIEIKGAARDPGSRAKIAVKSNDKRIDPVGACVGMRGARVQAITNELGGERIDIVLWDDNPAQFVINAMAPADVSSIVIDEDNQAMDIAVEEANLAQSIGRNGQNVRLATQLTGWNLNVMSVEELARKHQAESSKVTNLFINTLDIDEEFAQLLVDEGFTSLEEIAYVPLEELINIDGFDEDLAEELSNRAKEAIGKIAQAEEEVLAKANVEPALLKLEGMDRHLAVKLAEMQITTLEELAEQGVDDLIEIEGLTADAAAKLIMAARNICWFGENATEGEE